A DNA window from Vigna unguiculata cultivar IT97K-499-35 chromosome 10, ASM411807v1, whole genome shotgun sequence contains the following coding sequences:
- the LOC114166114 gene encoding plant UBX domain-containing protein 8-like isoform X2: MKLLMPIFLKGIGTCQGQNLAAAPRHNNTGASNQDRGSGSNGILPFLNAARRFRPSLLLDPNYRRELRDLYNGTGGAGATAYTNRPPPLTSHPAEVREVPAWINNPFEPHYQSGLSTTGEDLSSHGLGIRGTDGYQNQYPLAQSNASHGPDTETEEAMLQAAIEASKMETRGGSSWERIGVVNNSSDGGLPQTLVQQEDDDLARAIASSLETAEQEKTRRELLVEEGKEGQLGVHHLLDKGKKTNSSRNQLELGTASDQNVAQDVVQPVSSHLSNKSAGGHSQQNEDIFLADKWGGISAEEINEALLVETALFAETSTHSFPSLPNLQRRPKENMDPETKCMSSSMSQLLIDSRLLKQQQDADYLASLRADKQKELNSFNKTESQSSQEEESCKKMLEEKELMKQLDMKELRLSKEPLLSDEVITIVVRMPDGGRCERRFLKTDKLELLFEFIDVCGAQKPGTYRFVKSYPRRAYSINDCSSTFNEVGLNKSNEALFLEFI; encoded by the exons ATGAAGCTATTAATGCCCATTTTCTTGAAGGGGATAGGCACAT GTCAAGGGCAAAATCTTGCTGCTGCCCCACGACATAATAACACTGGCGCAAGTAATCAAGATCGTGGCAGTGGATCAAATGGAATCTTGCCTTTTCTTAATGCTGCTAGAAGATTTCGACCTTCACTCTTACTTGACCCAAATTATAGGAGAGAGCTTAGAGATCTATATAATGGGACTGGTGGTGCTGGTGCTACTGCGTATACAAATCGCCCACCGCCTCTTACTTCCCATCCGGCAGAGGTGAGGGAAGTTCCTGCATGGATCAATAATCCGTTTGAGCCGCATTATCAATCAGGATTGAGCACTACAGGTGAAGATTTATCTTCTCATGGTTTAGGAATCCGTGGGACAGATGGTTATCAGAACCAATACCCTTTAGCTCAGTCAAATGCTTCACATGGTCCTGATACTGAAACAGAGGAAGCAATGCTTCAGGCAGCTATTGAGGCCTCGAAAATGGAGACGAGAGGAGGTTCTTCATGGGAGCGAATTGGCGTTGTCAAT AATTCATCTGATGGTGGGCTTCCTCAAACTCTTGTTCAACAAGAAGATGATGATTTGGCCCGTGCAATTGCGTCATCTTTAGAG ACAGCAGAGCAAGAGAAAACCAGACGTGAGCTTTTAGTAGAAGAGGGAAAGGAAGGGCAGCTTGGAGTTCACCATTTATTAGACAAGGGAAAGAAAACTAACAGTAGCAGAAACCAATTAGAG TTAGGAACAGCATCTGATCAAAATGTAGCTCAAGATGTTGTACAACCAGTCAGCAGTCATTTGTCAAATAAAAGTGCGGGTGGTCATAGTCAACAAAATGAAGATATTTTTCTTGCTGACAAG TGGGGTGGTATTTCTGCTGAAGAGATTAATGAAGCATTGTTGGTTGAAACTGCACTTTTTGCTGAAACTTCCACTCACAGTTTTCCATCCTTGCCTAATCTACAACGTCGTCCAAAAGAAAATATGGATCCCGAGACGAAGTGCATGTCCAGTTCTATGTCACAATTATTAATTGACTCTCGGTTGCTGAAACAACAACAG GATGCTGACTATCTAGCATCACTACGAGCTGATAAACAAAAGGAATTGAATTCTTTCAATAAAACTGAAAGCCAGTCCTCACAGGAAGAAGAATCATGCAAAAAGATGCTTGAAGAAAAG GAATTGATGAAACAACTTGACATGAAAGAACTTAGGCTCTCCAAGGAACCCCTGTTGTCTGATGAAGTAATTACTATTGTTGTTCGAATGCCAGATGGTGGTCGCTGTGAACGTCGCTTTCTCAAAACTGACAAACTGGAG CTTCTTTTTGAGTTCATAGACGTATGCGGAGCACAGAAGCCTGGAACCTATAGATTT GTGAAGTCATACCCGCGTCGTGCTTACAGTATTAACGATTGCTCGTCGACCTTCAATGAAGTAGGCCTTAACAAAAGTAATGAAGCTTTGTTTCTGGAGTTTATTTAG
- the LOC114167189 gene encoding COP9 signalosome complex subunit 1: MDGDDETSGPMIDEFYANGGADDGDKRSRRAIMSGDQLDVEAYAALYSGRTKIMRLIFIADKMNNATTQLEALRMAYDEIKKGENTQLFREVVQKIDGRLGASYGMDTAWCEAVDRRAEQKKEKLENELNAYRTNLIKESIRMGYNDFGDFYYAHGQLGEAFKSYVRTRDYCTTSKHIIHMCMSAILVSIEMGQFPHVTSYVSKAEQALDVHDSIIVAKLRCAAGLANLEAKKYKLAARKFLETGPELGSHYNDVIAPQDVATYGGLCALATFDRAELKSKVIDNSNFRNFLELVPEVRELINDFYSSHYASCLEYLGNLKANLLLDIHLHDHVETLYDQIRHKALIQYTHPFVSVDLNMMANAFKTTVAGLEKELEALITDNQIQARIDSHNKILYARHADQRNATFQRVLETGREFDRDVRSMLLRSNLIKHDYNLRALRKL; the protein is encoded by the exons ATGGACGGCGACGACGAGACCTCTGGTCCGATGATCGACGAATTCTATGCCAACGGCGGGGCCGACGATGGAGACAAGCGGAGCCGTCGCGCGATCATGAGCGGCGACCAGCTCGATGTCGAGGCGTACGCGGCGCTGTACTCGGGACGTACGAAGATCATGCGGCTCATCTTCATCGCCGACAAGATGAACAACGCTACGACGCAGCTCGAGGCGCTGCGCATGGCCTACGACGAGATTAAGAAGGGCGAGAACACGCAGCTGTTCAGGGAGGTCGTGCAGAAGATCGATGGAAGGTTGGGAGCGAGTTATGGCATGGACACAGCGTGGTGTGAAGCCGTGGATCGGAGAGCGGAGCAGAAGAAGGAGAAACTGGAGAATGAACTCAATGCGTATCGG ACAAACTTGATTAAAGAAAGCATTAGAATGGGATACAATGATTTTGGAGACTTTTATTATGCTCATGGTCAATTGGGGGAAGCTTTTAAAAGTTATGTCCGAACTCGGGATTATTGCACCACATCAAAGCACATTATTCACATGTGTATGAGTGCAATTCTTGTCAGCATAGAGATGGGTCAATTTCCTCATGTTACAAGCTATGTTAGCAAGGCAGAACAGGCACTGGATGTCCATGACTCAATAATTGTTGCAAAGCTACGATGTGCTGCTGGATTGGCTAATCTAGAGGCCAAAAAGTACAAACTTGCTGCCCGAAAG TTTCTAGAAACAGGACCTGAACTGGGAAGTCACTATAATGATGTAATCGCACCTCAAGATGTTGCAACATATGGAGGACTTTGTGCACTTGCTACATTTGATAGGGCAGAGTTAAAG AGCAAAGTTATAGACAATTCCAACTTCCGCAATTTCTTAGAGCTAGTACCCGAAGTAAGGGAACTGATAAATGATTTTTACTCGAG CCACTATGCTTCATGTCTGGAATACCTTGGGAACCTCAAAGCAAACCTATTACTTGATATACATTTGCATGACCATGTTGAGACACTTTATGATCAAATTCGTCACAAAGCCCTTATCCAGTACACACACCCATTTGTGTCTGTTGATTTGAACATGATGGCTAATGCATTCAAGACAACTGTTGCTGGACTTGAGAAAGAGCTAGAAGCATTGATTACTGATAATCAGATACAG GCTCGAATTGATTCACACAACAAAATTTTGTATGCACGGCATGCGGATCAAAGGAATGCCACCTTCCAAAGGGTTCTAGAAACTGGAAGAGAATTTGATCGTGATGTTCGTTCCATGTTACTGAGATCAAATCTTATCAAGCATGATTACAATCTTAGAGCATTAAGGAAACTTTAA
- the LOC114166114 gene encoding plant UBX domain-containing protein 9-like isoform X1, translating to MATPEAVAAFQRITGAPEFVAVQKLEEYGGNLNEAINAHFLEGDRHILSGQGQNLAAAPRHNNTGASNQDRGSGSNGILPFLNAARRFRPSLLLDPNYRRELRDLYNGTGGAGATAYTNRPPPLTSHPAEVREVPAWINNPFEPHYQSGLSTTGEDLSSHGLGIRGTDGYQNQYPLAQSNASHGPDTETEEAMLQAAIEASKMETRGGSSWERIGVVNNSSDGGLPQTLVQQEDDDLARAIASSLETAEQEKTRRELLVEEGKEGQLGVHHLLDKGKKTNSSRNQLELGTASDQNVAQDVVQPVSSHLSNKSAGGHSQQNEDIFLADKWGGISAEEINEALLVETALFAETSTHSFPSLPNLQRRPKENMDPETKCMSSSMSQLLIDSRLLKQQQDADYLASLRADKQKELNSFNKTESQSSQEEESCKKMLEEKELMKQLDMKELRLSKEPLLSDEVITIVVRMPDGGRCERRFLKTDKLELLFEFIDVCGAQKPGTYRFVKSYPRRAYSINDCSSTFNEVGLNKSNEALFLEFI from the exons ATGGCCACGCCGGAAGCCGTCGCAGCCTTCCAACGCATCACCGGAGCACCGGAATTCGTCGCCGTTCAGAAATTAGAG GAATATGGGGGCAATCTAAATGAAGCTATTAATGCCCATTTTCTTGAAGGGGATAGGCACAT ATTATCAGGTCAAGGGCAAAATCTTGCTGCTGCCCCACGACATAATAACACTGGCGCAAGTAATCAAGATCGTGGCAGTGGATCAAATGGAATCTTGCCTTTTCTTAATGCTGCTAGAAGATTTCGACCTTCACTCTTACTTGACCCAAATTATAGGAGAGAGCTTAGAGATCTATATAATGGGACTGGTGGTGCTGGTGCTACTGCGTATACAAATCGCCCACCGCCTCTTACTTCCCATCCGGCAGAGGTGAGGGAAGTTCCTGCATGGATCAATAATCCGTTTGAGCCGCATTATCAATCAGGATTGAGCACTACAGGTGAAGATTTATCTTCTCATGGTTTAGGAATCCGTGGGACAGATGGTTATCAGAACCAATACCCTTTAGCTCAGTCAAATGCTTCACATGGTCCTGATACTGAAACAGAGGAAGCAATGCTTCAGGCAGCTATTGAGGCCTCGAAAATGGAGACGAGAGGAGGTTCTTCATGGGAGCGAATTGGCGTTGTCAAT AATTCATCTGATGGTGGGCTTCCTCAAACTCTTGTTCAACAAGAAGATGATGATTTGGCCCGTGCAATTGCGTCATCTTTAGAG ACAGCAGAGCAAGAGAAAACCAGACGTGAGCTTTTAGTAGAAGAGGGAAAGGAAGGGCAGCTTGGAGTTCACCATTTATTAGACAAGGGAAAGAAAACTAACAGTAGCAGAAACCAATTAGAG TTAGGAACAGCATCTGATCAAAATGTAGCTCAAGATGTTGTACAACCAGTCAGCAGTCATTTGTCAAATAAAAGTGCGGGTGGTCATAGTCAACAAAATGAAGATATTTTTCTTGCTGACAAG TGGGGTGGTATTTCTGCTGAAGAGATTAATGAAGCATTGTTGGTTGAAACTGCACTTTTTGCTGAAACTTCCACTCACAGTTTTCCATCCTTGCCTAATCTACAACGTCGTCCAAAAGAAAATATGGATCCCGAGACGAAGTGCATGTCCAGTTCTATGTCACAATTATTAATTGACTCTCGGTTGCTGAAACAACAACAG GATGCTGACTATCTAGCATCACTACGAGCTGATAAACAAAAGGAATTGAATTCTTTCAATAAAACTGAAAGCCAGTCCTCACAGGAAGAAGAATCATGCAAAAAGATGCTTGAAGAAAAG GAATTGATGAAACAACTTGACATGAAAGAACTTAGGCTCTCCAAGGAACCCCTGTTGTCTGATGAAGTAATTACTATTGTTGTTCGAATGCCAGATGGTGGTCGCTGTGAACGTCGCTTTCTCAAAACTGACAAACTGGAG CTTCTTTTTGAGTTCATAGACGTATGCGGAGCACAGAAGCCTGGAACCTATAGATTT GTGAAGTCATACCCGCGTCGTGCTTACAGTATTAACGATTGCTCGTCGACCTTCAATGAAGTAGGCCTTAACAAAAGTAATGAAGCTTTGTTTCTGGAGTTTATTTAG